The window cagacagacaggcagacagacagacagacagacagacagacagacagacaggcagacagacaggcagacagacagacaggcagacagacagacagacagacagacaggcagacaggcagacagacagacagacaggcagacagacagacagacagacagacagacagacagacaggcaggcagacagacagacagacaggcagacagacagacagacagacagacagacagacagacagacagacagacagacagacagacagacagacagacaggcagacagacaggcagacagacagagtccagGGATGGTGTGAAGCTTCAGGTGGTCTTCAGTGTGAACTCACACCtgaagcttcacacagaaacttGCTCTCTTACCTCTCTGACGCCTCGTGGTTCAAAGTGATGCTGACTCgaccacagagagagacagactgaacaCTGATGGCATCGcggcagccaatcagctcctcccactgccgTAACAGCCTGACATCACTGAGCAGACATCCTGCTGTAATCTGATTGGCTCTCTGGCCCCGAGGCTACAGGAGGCAGaacgagccaatcagagcactGCGAGGTGCCATCTGCCATCAGCCAATTTGATCAGAGAAACATTAACAGGAAGGTCAGTCGTCGCCATCGGCAACActtacttcctgttttgtgtcGAGCTGAGTCAGCATCACGTCTCAAAGggactctgtctctgtgttcagtgtctctcgtctgtccttttttttcttgtgcctCATCAGATTTATCTGGTGACCTTTGGGAAGGTCTCGAAGGCCTCAcgttgggaaacactgataaTGTGTGATAAACATGATAACAGCCGACCTCTGAACAGCTTCAGGTCAAACTCCATGTTCTGTTTCCCCTCACGGCCTCAGGGGGCGCTGCGGGACGTGAGACTGTCGGGGGTCTCCGAGGTCTCAACAGCAGCTCGGGGACATTTCGCCCGGtccaacactcacacacatctacGATATGTAGCCCTCAAGATGAGCTGAAAAACCTTTATTGATCGTCTGATCGATCATCTTCGATCGTCTGATTGATCACCAGCtaacatgttaatgtgtttgatgtgttccGGATCAAACATCTGCAGAACTGacgacattcccatcagcctcagctacagtgtgtttacagctaATTAAtgtgatagcatgctaacacgctaagcTATGATGCTGAACATGGGAAACATTGAcaggttagcatgctgatgttagcatttagcctcaCTGAGCATGGCTTCATTATTGACACCTTTAAAAGCTTTAACATCCCTCCTCTTCTTAAACTCCATCTGTGCTTCCTGTGCCCTGATTGGTTGATCTCAGTACTGTCAGCACGGTTCTTGTAAAGATGacaaaacagagacaggaagcagaatcTCTTACCTGGAGAGGTGAGAGCGACGGGGGATCGAGCTCTGGAAAGACTgtctgaaggagagagagagacatagatgaGTGTGTGTTCGACAGCCAATAAAACTGATAACAGGCCGCCATTTACAGGCGCTGCAGGTCACGTGCTGTTGTTTCAGGAGACTTTCAGCAGGTCTCAGGTCAGTGCTCCTGAACATGTTCTGGGACAGTTTCCATGAAACTCTTCgtactgctgtcagtgaacgtATGAAGAGTCGGTGGTTGGAAGAAGCCTGAGTCTGTTTGTGTTATTAATGGCTGGAGATCAGTCGGCGTGCTCCAGTCCTTTGTTTCCCTCCAGCTGAGCAGATCCTGGATCAGAGAACCTCCAGAGAACTGTGACAGTTTGAAGGTCCGTCTTTGAACCTTTGGACCAAAGCGATCCAGAACGATGGAACCAGACGTGACCGGACGTCACGCTGAGCTGCATCAGAGTCATGTGACACACGAAGAGCTCTCTGTGGGCttcactgatgatgaggatgacgagCTTCTGTAAATGATTCACTTTCTGCAggtgttgacctttgaccccctgTCAGATGCTGAGCCACGTGAAGAATCTGACGACCAAAAATGTGTATCGCAGTATTTTTCAGAATAATAACGGTTTCacgtttttttcttctttcatctggaagacagatgttttaacacaggtgtgtccaggcgctcatctgggcagagtaccgtgAAGAAGAGTGTTttcacgtcacacacacacacacgcacacacacgcacacacacacgcacacacacacgcacacacactaaatgaTGGCTGATCTTTACACTAACGTAACCATCATGTtgacaaacacaggaaacagtaACCAATGGAAGCTTCTTTCACAGTTTTGTGACTTGTGTTACGAGAAACTTTACGAACTTTTGTCCGAGCCGTCACTCATGACACACATGGAGGGACGCTGGGACGCCCCTTTGACCATCACACAGAGCTTCAAGTAACGACAGCCTGGTCCATGTCCTGCTGACTGGGCCTATAGCTCAGCTGGTCGGGCGTGCGCTCCCTGTactgaggctgtcagtcctctgcagtgtccacaggttcgattcccacctgcggctcatttgctgcgtgtcgtcccctctctctctgccccctttcctgtTGTACATTCAGCTTCATAAAGGCTACACACAGAAAATCACTGCACTGAAATTAACGCACCGATCCCTTTTTTTCACCGCCGATACCAATCCGGTACCGATCCAGAAAAACAGCGCTGAATTAGCTAACAAATggtatgtttcattgtgtggaaaagactgggatcattctgTTGTGCATCAGACTCAGGTAGTTTGTAGCATtgagcattgcactgtgtggcacGCAACTCTCATCCAGCCAGCGTGCAGTTAAAACTTAAAAGCGACACAGGACATCCTCTCCGTGATTTCTGTTGCCTGCACACTATTAGGTTTAAATTTTCacctctctccttcatctccgTCAAAGTTAGCTGCGTCATAccgcctcctttttgtttattcagttcaatgaaGTCAGCGTCCTCCCCGGCGTGAAATCTCTGCAGGTGCTTGATTAAGTTGTTCGTGTTATAACTTGGTGTTTTACCACCTCCCCTCGGAACATTTACTGCGCAGGTATTGCAAGAAGACGtcgagtttgtaggctgagaCAGTTAGCCGACCGTTCGCTCGCTCTATTTTGAAAACGATGCAGTCCACATGATGTGcgcttcagcactgcgtgtCGCTTGTGCATGACACCACTCACAGCACCTATAGCATGGCCttagactgaatagatcggCCCCTATGTATCGGGTCCATTGTCACCGATACCGatccagaattttcttcaatatttgGACCGATACCGATatcggatcggtgcatccctagttGAAATGGAGCCAGAGTGAGTCGAAACAGCAGGTTAACTCACACATCAGGCCTGAATCTCTGAGGGTGAACAGTGGTCACAGTGTGGTCACGTCTTactgaaaacagcaaaggtaagacgtACTGTGCGACTCAGCAAaggtgtttctgctcctctttggctgctagctcgcccaGTTTccatcgcacagtgaggaggcagacatcttcatcatcatcagactctgctttcatatgataccgggcttttgtggtttgcgtgaagtggtgaaatcagcagatgtgACTTTTATTTTCGTGCTTTCGTGACATGTGCATATAATTTCGTCGGGTATGAACTATGTTTCGTGTGGGTGCCGATGCTTGGTGGAGGCTTTGAACTGAGCTCTCCGTCATTCTGGTTTGCTAAAAGTTCGGACTGGTGCTGCTCAGAGTGAGCAatgaccgtctgaactgcgcgcacgtcacgctgccctgcacagtgatttttaattagtcgggaaaatgtggggaaagtgtgacggtatcaaaatttggataccgcccaactctagtgtgaattcatatgtaaatCTGCCAAATGAGTAACTGTAATTGTATGgatgtgtaactgtgtgtgtgtaattattcTAACGTTACAGTGAGCGTTAGTTGTTGTAACTGTGCTGCTTGGTGACTTCTGACCTGTCAAACTTTGTTAGTTTGTAGTTTGCTGAACGTTAGtttcttcagtctgtctgtcctctctgtcgCGTCACGTCTCTGTCGTcttgttgtctttctgtctcacgCTGCCGTTTTTCGTTCGTCCTCCTCTGTCATTCGTCATCTTTTAACGTATTATctatgtattcatttattattaatcTCGCCACCCATTCCCTTTTAAATCTTCTAAACTTCTGCCAGCACAACACACGGAGTCGGCGGCGGAGATTAACGTGAATCCGGTCATACAAGGTGAGGCTTTATGGAAATGACGACTCTGCAGGTGCAGTGAAGACAAGCCGAATTTACAACGAGACCCGTCCTGTTCAGAAACTGTCACAGATTCGACCCCCACATACGGACCCTCTTTGCTACTTGCAGCGATGCTTTAAACTGCACGTTTTTCTGGGGAGTTTCGTTTGGCTGCAAAGCGCGCTGTATAACGTCAGCAGCAGAGGTCACTGGCGGAGttacacacactaacacacaggaaaaaaaccGTGAGCTCACCTGGAAGTCTTCCGGGAATTCTTCTACTTCTCCTGCTCCGTTTTGGCTCCAAGACACGAGACTAACACCGTCGCAAAAACAacggaaagaaagaaaaggaagaagaagactgacGTCCGTTTCTTCAACTTCGTCTCTTCACCGTCTGTTTCTCTGCTCGCGCACCAGTTCCGTGTGGCTACGTCATGACGTCTAGACGCAAGACACGGGGGAGGAACTAATAGTACGTAAAGGGAGGGGGGGTCCCAGTTTGGACCAATGATAAGGCCAAATCTGCGGCGAGAGGCGGGACTTTGTTGGAGCCACGTAGGCGGTGTTTGTAGCGGGGAGTCAGGTGATCAGCGCGTCAGAGGGGAAGAGTAAACTAGAAAAGCATTTTCTAAAGCTTCAGGTCTCTTCAGGTCTGAACTTAAACAAATGAGTTATTTGTCTTAAAAAAACTGCGACATAACGTCCATCGATGACATACctgtaaagaaaaaagtttGTTATTTAGGCATCACTATaaaaaggacagagaagaaagatGTGCTCTCAACTTTAATCCAATGAAGAATCAGGCAGAGAACAGCTTTAATCTGCCTCAGAGGTCTATCATTAAAGGGGCGGGTTCTTTTATCGAAAGCTGAGGGGATATTCATACTTCATTCATGCTCATTTATACTGCATCCTGTCTATCTCTTGAGAGAAAAGTTGCCAAAAAAACTGACCAAGTAATCCACTTTTTTCATGGAGAAATCGTATACATGATATTAGAAAATCTGTTGTTAATTCTGGTAAAAATGGGGCCTTGATTTGTTGGATTTTTCCTCTTTGAACTATGTATTTAAAATGAGCTGGTTAAAGTCTTTCATGAGAAATGATTCGTCAGTGTGGTTTTTCCTTCCTGGAGTTTTATTAAGCAGACTGGGGGCTGCATTTCCTGCCGGTTTGTAATTCTACAATAGATAAGTTACCACTGATATGAGCTGACTCTCATAAGCAGCTGAACTTaatttacaaacacacagtattatATATGGAATAATGGTGGTATTTTGTATAAGAAAAGAGTCTTTTTATAAAGACGTGGTTTGCCTGTTAAGCCATCTGCTAACTCCTGCAGTCACTCATGAGGAACTCTGTCGTACATGCACTTTCCTGTGTCGCTTAAAGGATTGATTCAGGCGGTGGGATCTGCTCCAGGaggctctgtttgtttgtgtttctgctcatgATGTGTCTGTTACAAACCCTGTTAACACCCCTTGAGGGAAAATTTGCTTCTCATCTGTTAGAGTTACATATTTACTCTCATCTGTTAATGAGCTCCACACACATAGTAACACAACCAACATGTCGTCAGTAactataagctgcacacacGTGGCCACACAGGCAATGTGACCTtcagtaacctcagaaaacacagacaactaAATGTAACGTATctcgtgtcaggtaacacataatttacatatagaggGGGGGTCTagccatcttctctttcagggcgtgtctcctatggattggatgggtcatgtgccaacaggctgggaccagcctgtggaccaaggagggGGCACTGAAGTCTAAACcacgatgatcaccacctgtttggaccaatcagatagctgcacatttccttTTCAAACTCTGTATAATCGTAAGTCAGGCGTTCTCGTTCTGGCGGGGGGTTGCAGCTCACTGCTTGcagactgagatccatgtacatgtgctctattttatcagtgtgttaataaatatccttaactgaaggcagaatatctcctgacctctttctgcaaaaacgaCCACGCTCACACATCCTCTGGAAAGAATAATAATGGTGCCATTGGTTCATTGTCTCAGAGCGAGTTTACTACAAAGCCGTATGTTATTACTTACTGGAAACTCCACAGAAATATACCTTGGTCAAAAGTTTGGTTGTTGCCACACAAGTATTTGATTACCAACAAAATGAGAGAGATTTCCTTTAAAATTCTACACAGAATTTACCCTCAAAGTATTGATGAAACAGTTTCGAGCTGATGTTGATGCCAGTTGTTCATCGTGTTCAGCTCACCCTGAAACTGCGCCACATCTTCTCTGGCCCTGCGATCTCACTACGAAACATGGAAGGACCTAACGACGTTTATCTGTGACAAACTTTATGCacattttgtattgtttttggtctttttgtaaaaaagaaagatgacagTGAAAACATCCATGATATAAATCTTCAGTTAAGTTTTTCAAtcagaaatgtacatttatgAATCAAAAACCTTTTTCAGGCTTTTACAAGGATTTTGAACGATACCTTCAATCAGTGCCTGCAAAAGCAGGACTTtgaatgcatgtgtgaatgGTAGCATgtgtgttcttcttctcttgtcccAACACTTCCTTTGATGAACACaccctttattagtcacacacggtgggctgccagccgaccagcACCCAGGGACCACttcctgttgtcaccattggtcaggtgttgatcttcttcatgtttttagtgggttttttacggatacctcaggtgaacacggggagaacgtGCACAGAAAGGCGCctttttccctccagcagcaggcaacAGGCagggtggaggacacgcccgAGCACCCCAGGCGGGAAGCGAgccgggaccttctagctgtgaggcgacagtaaGGTAGGTAAGGTCGCCATAGCAACAATACTGATGCCTCCAGACCTGTGGAACAATCACATTCAGCGCCCTCTGGTGGCCTCCAGGCGAtctctttatgtttttgtaaaatcccagccaatcacagagcagcatcacACAGTTTCAGGCAATCAACATTCAGTTTAATATTTTCGGTTTTTCatcacatcacaaacatcaacaggaagtcacatgaccacacacacaatcaccaAAAAATCTGGAAATGCACAAgtgtcacaataaaagcctgtcCACTTTCTCCATCCAATCAGGTAAGGTCACAGATGAGCTGTGACTCCTGATTGGAGGAGAGAGTTcaatgaaaagcagccaatcagcgcACCAAATGTGACTCCATTGAGCTTCACTGATTGTTTCACCTCAAACTGACTCTGATTGGAGCTCAGAGAAACGAAGACTTCTTTTTAAGATTGAGGAAAGattcaacaaaaacagagcGATTTCTGACAAATATAAATACTTCGTAAACATCGACACGGTAACAACAGTTATTAATTTCTCGTCTTTGTTTggagcaggaaaacaggaagtgatgaacaCACCCGCACTTTTTTGTTGACAAGCAAACAAATCTTGACAGACTAAACTAAAAAGTTACTGGTTGACTGAAGCTAATGGAAATAATGTTGCTAACGTCCATGTCTGCGTTTGCCCCGCCCCTCTGGCATCAGCCCCACCCCCTGCTCACGTGGCTCCGCCCCTCAGCCAGCCACACGGTAGTTGGCGTGAAACTCCGGCTGGATGTCGCAGACGCGTCGCAGCAGCTCGCCCAGAACCGCCTCCCGGTTACCACGGTAACTGGCCTGGATACGACCCATCCGCTCGGCCGTGTCGCGGTCGACCTCCACTGCACTGTTGCCATGGGAACCGAGGGCCTTGGGGGCACAGAAATATGAAGCCAAAAAATAGAGATGAGCAACCcaagaaatgtttgaaaaaatgaaaaaaacataatgagaacATTCGGACATTAAGGAGGAAAAAATGGTAAAATTATTAagtgaagaaaaggaaaaatatttAACAGTATCAGTAGTGTAAGCAGTATAATGAGCAGTATAATGAGCAGTATATTGAGCAGTATAAGCAGTATAATGAGCAGTATAATGAGCAGTATAATGAGCAGTATAATGAGCAGTATAATGAGCAGTATATTGAGCAGTATAAGCAGTATAATGAGCAGTATAAGCAGTATAATGAGCAGTATATTGAGCAGTATAAGCAGTATAATGAGCAGTATAATGAGCAGTATAATGAGCAGTATAATGAGCAGTATATTGAGCAGTATAAGCAGTATAATGAGCAGTATAAGCAGTATAATGAGCAGTATATTGAGCAGTATAAGCAGTATAATGAGCAGTATAATGAGCAGTATAAGCAGTATAATGAGCAGTATAAGCAGTATAATGAGCAGTATATTGAGCAGTATAAGCAGTATAATGAGCAGTATATTGAGCAGTATAAGCAGTATAATGAGCAGTATAATGAGCAGTATATTGAGCAGTATAAGCAGTATAATGAGCAGTATATTGAGCAGTATAAGCAGTATAATGAGCAGTATAATGAGCAGTATATTGAGCAGTATAAGCAGTATAATGAGCAGTATAATGAGCAGTATATTGAGCAGTATAAGCAGTATAATGAGCAGTATAATGAGCAGTATATTGAGCAGTATAAGCAGTATAATGAGCAGTATATTGAGCAGTATAAGCAGTATAATGAGCAGTATAATGAGCAGTATATTGAGCAGTATAAGCAGTATAATGAGCAGTATAATGAGCAGTATAAGCAGTATAATGAGCAGTATAAGCAGTATAATGAGCAGTATAAGCAGTATAATGAGCAGTATATTGAGCAGTATAAGCAGTATAATGAGCAGTATATTGAGCAGTATAAGCAGTATAATGAGCAGTATATTGAGCAGTATAAGCAGTATAATGAGCAGTATAATGAGCAGTATGAGCACTGTGACGTACAGCAGCCTCTTTGGTCTTgaactctttctctctctgcagtcgATACTGTTCGATCTCAGCCTGAGCTTCTTCCTTCGCCTGCTTCAGACGTCTGTTCTTACCTGCAGGGGGCGAGAGACACCAGCAACACAtcagagagagtgagggggggaggggggagagggagatggagggagagagagagagagagagagagagagagagagagagagagggagggagagagacacagcgAGTACGCGGCGAGTACTGCGTTGACGACGACGCAGTAAGCGTCCTCGCCTTCAGGCAGGTGACCTCAGTATCTGGATTTGTGAGCTCTGCGAGGATCAGAACCAACAGAAGTCCAGACGGACGGGAGCcggcaggaggagcagagctcAGGTGTTCAGGAAACTCGTCCCACAGGTGTGGAGTCACCTGGCTTGGACTGAGGACACCTGTCCCATGTCTCCAGGGTTTGAAAATCTGACCCGTGTCAGGCAGGAAGTGGTCTGAGCTGTGAGGCGCTCCACTTCCTGTTAGTGAGGACAGCTTCACAGTGTGGACGATTTGTCTTTATCTCTCAGACTGAAGTCCTCCAGTTCTTTAAGGTGGATTTAAGGTGGACTTTAAACATCACACGGACATCATTGTTATGATCTACAAATATCCTGCAGCATAAAACAAAGCTCCTCAAAGCATGACCTTCATCAGACCAGAGACACCTGACGAAGACCTCCTGACTCTCTATCACCATGTCCCATGATGCTCAGCGGCTGACTCACACCGACCGTCAGCAGGAGTGAATACATGAAACATGGAGCGCAGCTGCAGCCTTTCTGTGATTGAACCGTAAATTATTTAAAGGTTTtagaaaatgttgaattattagAATCATGTGTGAGTAAACGGAGACGAACGTGTAGAAGGAGAACAAGCTGTATTACCTTTATTTACCTTTATTTAGACTAGACTAGACTAGTCCAttgagaaagacaaacaaacatacaaccCATATTAAACCCGTATTAAAAACTGCAgagaagcgtgtgtgtgtgtgtgtgtgtggctcctggcatgaacacacacctgcagtcattcattcattcatcaggaCAAACCCTTTCATTCGGCGTTGACCGTTACCAGCGGTCAGAAAACTCCACAGCTGAGCGAAACGCGCGAGCTGAGAGGAACTTCGTGCAGGCCGAACCGAGCAGAGGAAGCTGGTCGCCTCAGAAAACGTCTCCGTTTTAACTTTTCGTCGATCTGAGGTTAAAACAGGACAAAGCGTCTCTAAAGTGGCAGATTTTCACGTTGAGTTCGGCTCACGTTACAGCCCGACGGCCTGCCAGCGTGTCTCCCGCTCTGCGCGTGCCTGCTGGCTTCAGCGCACCTGCCCCGGCGTCTTTTCTGACTCAGGTATCCCTCAGGTGCTACTCACCGCTGTTTTCACCGTTTAATCCGCCAGCGGGCTCGCGGGCCGCGGCGGGCTGGCAGGCCGCCGCTCATACTCACGTTTGCGGGCTTCGGCCACCTTCTCGGCCGCTCTCTTCTcggcctgcagcagctgctggatgcCCTGAGACTGGCTCGCCATGTCGGATCGGAGACGCTGCGGACGGCGGCGAAGAAACGGAGGAAAAAGCGGAGAAAACCACCAAACTGAAGGTCGACGAAGATCCTCGGTGGTCAGCTGATGTCACGTCACGCTCCGCACCGTTCACGTGACTTTGTCACGAGGAGCGATAGgggtgttttttcttctgtttaaataaactttatttacaaaGACAGAAGGTGAACACTGTTCACTCGACAGCAAAGTCGTGCCGGCGCTTCGGAGCGTGTGTCCAGAAATCAGTCCGTTAAATCAGCGTTTAGTGAAGCGCGTATCGATAGAGATTCTCTCTTTTATTCAAAGTTTGCAGCGTACAAACTGCGTACAGTCAGTCATTCAGCTCACAGCAACGCAAAGCAGAATGAGCATCATAGCACTACATCAGTAAAACAGCACAGTATGCatacaaagaagaagaagaagaagaagagaaagaggaaaaaactgaTGTGACAGACTTCATAATATTCTGTATATAAtgatatacatatataatataatgaaaggcccctgcaaccccgaaagggagaggcagtatagaaaatggatggatggatgtaatat is drawn from Chaetodon trifascialis isolate fChaTrf1 chromosome 20, fChaTrf1.hap1, whole genome shotgun sequence and contains these coding sequences:
- the atp6v1g1 gene encoding V-type proton ATPase subunit G 1 → MASQSQGIQQLLQAEKRAAEKVAEARKRKNRRLKQAKEEAQAEIEQYRLQREKEFKTKEAAALGSHGNSAVEVDRDTAERMGRIQASYRGNREAVLGELLRRVCDIQPEFHANYRVAG